From the Simplicispira suum genome, the window CCAGTCCGGCGATGGGATGCAAATCATCCAGGATGACGGCCGCCGCCACCACCGGGCCTGCCAGCGGGCCGCGACCCGCCTCGTCCACCCCCGCCACCAGGCCGCGAGGGTGCCATGGCAGGCAGGATTGTTCAGGCCGTGGGGGCAAGGACTTTCTGGATTGCATCGGCGGCCAGTTGGGGGGTATTGCGCTGCAAGCTTTGGTGCAGTGCGGTAAAGCGCTGGTGCAGCGCGGTCATTCGGTCAGGGTCCTGCTCCAGCGCATCGAACCACTGCAACACCGCAGCGGCCAGCGACTGCGGCGTGGCATCGTCCTGAAGAAGCTCGGGCACGACAAAATCCTTGCACAAGATATTGGGCAAACCCACCCAGGGCTGCAATTGCTTGCGGCGCATCAGGCGCCAACTCAGCGGGTGCATGCGGTAGCCGATGACCATGGGGCGCTTGAACAGCGCGGCCTCCAAGGTCGCAGTGCCGCTGGCAATCAGCGTCACATCACAAGCCGCCAATGCCGTGTGCGATTGACCGGAAATGACCTGCAGCACATCGCCCAGACCGCAGGTGCGCGCCGCTTGCTCGATACGGTTGAGTAAGGCCGGGACCGCAGGAACTATCATTTTTATAGCCGGAAGCGCTTGATGGATAAGCGCTGCAGCCTCAAAGAACCTTGGAGTGATGTACTGCACCTCGGCCGACCGGCTGCCTGGCAGTATGGCCAGCACCGCATCATGGTCCTGCAGCCCCAATACGGCACGGGCTGCGCGGCGGTCGGGCTCCATGGGAATCACTCCGGCCAGAGGGTGCCCCACATAGGTGGCGGCAATGCCGTGGAGCGCAAGCAAAGCTGGTTCAAAGGGAAAGATGCAGAGCACATGGTCGGCTGCGCTGCGGATTTTCTCCACCCGATCTGCACGCCAGGCCCAGATGGACGGGCAGACAAAATGCACGGTCTTGATACCAGCGGTGCGCAGGTCGGCTTCCAGTCCCAGATTGAAGTCGGGGGCATCGATACCAATAAACACGTCGGGCGGGCCACCCAGCAGCCGCCCGCGCAGCTGGCGCCGCATGCGAATGAGTTCGGCGAGACGGCCCAGCACCTCAAAACTGTAGCCGTGAACAGCAAGCCGCTCACTGGGCCACCAGGCGTCAAAACCTTGCCCGGACATCTGGGGGCCGCCAATGCCGAATGCCTGCAGATCGGGCCACAGGCCG encodes:
- the lpxB gene encoding lipid-A-disaccharide synthase — encoded protein: MAQQPRIAMVAGETSGDLLASLLLSGMRGLWPDLQAFGIGGPQMSGQGFDAWWPSERLAVHGYSFEVLGRLAELIRMRRQLRGRLLGGPPDVFIGIDAPDFNLGLEADLRTAGIKTVHFVCPSIWAWRADRVEKIRSAADHVLCIFPFEPALLALHGIAATYVGHPLAGVIPMEPDRRAARAVLGLQDHDAVLAILPGSRSAEVQYITPRFFEAAALIHQALPAIKMIVPAVPALLNRIEQAARTCGLGDVLQVISGQSHTALAACDVTLIASGTATLEAALFKRPMVIGYRMHPLSWRLMRRKQLQPWVGLPNILCKDFVVPELLQDDATPQSLAAAVLQWFDALEQDPDRMTALHQRFTALHQSLQRNTPQLAADAIQKVLAPTA